The Natronoarchaeum mannanilyticum genome includes the window GTCCCGAGGTCGGTGTCGAGTTCGCGGGCGACCACGGTGGCCAGCGGCGCGCCGGCCTTCTCGATGCCGATCGTCAGGTCGACCTCCTCGCCGTGCTTGGCGAGCATGTCGGCCATCGCCGTCCCGACGTGGGAGAGGCGCTTGCTGTCGCGGCCGATCGCGCTCCAGTCGACGTGGATGTCGTCCGGACCGCTGGCCGTCGGGCTGGGCGCCGAGACGGCTTCGGCGGCGCCGCCGGCGCCGCTGCGTTCCACGAGCCAGCTCGCCGTCTCGCGCGAGACGTTGAGCTCGTCCGCGATCTCCCCCTTCGAGAGCCCGCGGTCGGCGAGCTCTGCAGCGCTCTCGATGAGATCGTCGACGTTCTTCATGTGTCGAGGTTCGCGGTCGTCTTTTATAAAGCCAGCGAGGGGACGACGGCACCGCGGCTGGTGGGGACGGCACGGTGAGCCGGAAGATGAGAAGTCGTCTGCGCCGCGGCGTCGTGACGCCGCCCCCGAGCCTATCGTCCGTACGGCGGTTCAGCGTGCCGTCGTCCGTCGCGAGGTCCGTGCGCCGTCGCTCGCACCGCGAGCAATCACACCGACGCCGTCTACAGCGAGTCGAACTCGACGGCGGTCTTGATCACGTCGTCGCCGTCGTCGAACGCGGGCGAGAGGTTGTCGACGTCGTAGACGCCGGTGATCAGGTCCTCGAACAGCCACTCGGGAAGCTGCTGGATCGTCTCGACGGCGGCCTCGAAGTGCTTGACGTGGGAGTTGACGCTGCCGATCAGCGCCTTGTTGTGCAGGACGAACTCCTCGTGGAGCCGGCCGCCGTCGATCTCGAACTCCCAGGAATCGGGGACGCCCAGCAGCGCGCCGACGCCGTTGGGCGCCAGCGCCTCGATCGTCTGGAACGCGTGGGGCGGGTAGCCCGTGGCCTCGTACACGTAGTCCATCCCCTCGTGGGCCGCGGGCACCTCGTCGACGGGCGTCTCGCGGGAGTCGACGTACGTCGCGCCGAGCTCCTCGATGATGTCGATCGTCGGGTCCGGCCGGTCGCGACGGCCCAGGCAGTACGTGCGCTCGAACTCCTCGGTGTGCTCGAACATCGCGAGCGTCAGCAGGCCGAGGCTGCCGTTGCCCAGCACGAGGGCGGACTCAGGATTCCACTGGAACGCCGAGCGGGAGGCGTAGGCGTGCTCGTTCGCCTTCTCGGTGATGCTGATCGGTTCGACGAGGAAGCCGAGTTCCGCGAGGTCGCGGGGGATCTCGATCAGGAACTCCTCGGGGCTGGTGAAAAAGTCGGACATGTAGCCGTGGGCGCCGACGATGCCGCGCTCGAAGTACTGGCCGTCGGGCGCCATGTCGGGCTCGCCGCGCTCGAAGTACTCGTTGGTGCCGTCGGGGGCGCGCCGGACCGTCGGGACGACGACGTCGCCCTCCGAGAACTCGGTCCCGTTCGGATCCTCGACGACGCCGACGGCCTCGTGGCCGAGCACGAGGTGGTCCTCGCCGTCGGGAAACCCGCCGTGGGCGCCGCTCATCACTTCGTGGTCGGTGCCGTCGACGCCGACCCGGAGCGTCCGCACCAGCGCCTCGCCGTCCTCGGGGTCGGGCCTGGGCTTTTCGATCACGGTCGGCTGTTCCTCGCCGCGGCGCACTGCGACAGCTTTCATACTACCACCCTCTGTGCGAGAGAGCAAAAGATTTATTCTTTGTCGAGTAAAGGTCAAGCTGACGGCGGATGCCAACCCCCGTGGTCTAACCGGCCGCTCCCCCCGCGGCCGTCTTCCCCACGGCGTCCGGTTTCCCCCACCGGACGCCGAGCCACCATCCCCCTCCCCCGTCTCCGGCATCCGCCGTACCGTGCCATATCCTCTCTCCCCCTCGCCTCCGAGCGTTCGCCGAGCGGCGGCGCGATGTCGCGGACGCCGCACCTCGAAAATCTCCGAACGCCACATCATTAAGACGGTGCCCGCGAGCATGGGCGTATGGAGCGACACGACCTGCTGTATCGGCTCTACGACGAGTTCGACACCGAGCGGCTCAGGGAGTACCAGCAGTTCGTCGACCTGTTTCCGCCCGTGGACTCCCGGGTGGCGCTCGAACACTGGCAGAACGCCAACGAGGAACTCGAGGACCGAAAGGACGAGATCCGCGGCGGCTTCGCCGTCGGCGAGACGTTCGCCGAGATCGCCGCGCGCGCCACGCGCGATCAGGCGTTCGCCGCGCTGGATCTCCACGCGAAGTACGACCGCGCCGTCAACGTGCTCGTGTTAGACGTCGACGAGACGCTGCGCTCGGCCGGCGGAACGGACAACGAGATCCCCAGAGACACCCTCCACGTGCTGACCGAGTTCCACGAGGCGGGCGTCCCGATCGTGATCTGCACCGGCCAGACGCTCGAAAACGTCAAGGGGTTCATGATTCAGGGGCTGGGCAGCGAGATCGTCCACTCGGGCGATCTCTCGATCGTCTACGAGGCCGGCACCGGCGTGTTCACGCCCGGCCACGGCGCCGACACCAAGCAGCTGCTGTTCGAGGACCTGGATCACGAGACGCGGTCGATTTTCGATAACGTCCGCGCGCGCGTGTTGCCCGACGCCCCTGACGAGCTGCGCCGGGGCTGTCACCTCCAGGGCAACGAGTTCAACGTGACGCTCAAGCCCAACTTCGAGACCGGCTCCGATCGCGCCCGCGAAGTGATCGACGACGCGCTCGTCTACCTGCTGGATCTACTGGGCGACGTCGTCGTCGACGAGCTGGACGTAGACGCCGCCGCGGCGACCGGCGACGACCCCGCGATCGGCGCCGCGAGCGACGACGAACCGACCGGCGACGGCGAACTGACCGACGACGACGCGGGGAGCGGCGCCACCTCCGCGACCGACAGGGACGCCGGCGTTCCGGCCAACGAGTGGGCGCGAGCCTTCTACGGCGACGCCGACCCGGAGATCCGGCGCGTGCTGGAGCGAGCCGGCCGGTTCCCCGACGCCTCTCCCGAGGACGTTCCGGACGCCGTCGCGGAGACGTTCGACCGGATCGACGTCGCGTACTACGAGGCCGACGCCGCCGAGATCGGCAGCCTCGAACTCAACAAGGTCGTCGGCGTCGAGGCCGCCTTCGACGTGCTCGGGATCGACGACCCGTTCGCGCTGGTGATGGGCGACAGCAAGAGCGACCGGCGCGTCATGGAGTGGGTCGCCGAGCACGACGCCGGCATCGCCGCGGCGCCCAAGCACGCCTCACAGGAGACGCTCGAACACGTTCTGGAGCGCGACGAGCTCGTGTTCGGGCAGGGCCAGAGCGCCGAGATGCTCCGGACCGCCTACGCGCTGAACCAGCTCGCCGGCATTCCCTGAGAACGAGTCTCGAGCGCCGAACGAGCGAGCGTCGAACGGCCGTCAGTACTCGTCGTCCCGCCGGGTTCGATCGTCGGATGCGGAGTCGTCGTGGCCCCAGCTCGCTTCGCGGTCGTCGTCCCACCCCGTGTCTTCGTCGACGGGGTCCGGTTCCTCGTCTCGATCCGGCTGCCCCCAGCGTTCGTCCTCGGAACGCGACCGGCCCGGGACCCCATCGGGACCGCGCGGCGAGCCGCCGCGGTCGGCGTCGCGCCCGATATCGGTCTCTTCGAGGACGTACACGCCGACGTATCCGCCGAGCGCGCTCAGTCCGATCGTGTACGCGACCGCAGCCGTCCCGACGACCAGCAGCATGAAGGCGAAGGCGATACCGCCCTCGGCCGGCGCGGCGCCGAAGAGAAAGAGCACGACGATGAAGCCGAAAAACAGCATCGGCAACAGCGATATCGCGCCCGAGATCCCGCCGACCTTCGCGCCTTCCGTTCTCGTGCCGCCCTGCAGGTAGCCCGCGACCGCCCCGCCCAGCACCGGCGAGAACGGCAGGAACGACGTCACGATCGTCACGACGGCGCCGATCCCGGCGTTCAGCAGCGTGTCTGATTCACCCATACTCGGTGGTAGCGAGCGGGAGATGCTTAATGTCACCGACCATACAGCCGCGGCGGCGGGTCACGAACCGACCACTTCCGCCTCGCCTGTCGGCGCCCGCATCTTATATTCGCCCGATCGCTACTGCAACTCGATGCCGCCCCGCGACGATCCCGACTGGGACGCGACGGCCTACGAGGACGACCACTCGTTCGTCTACGAGTACGGCGCCGACGCGCTGGAGCTGCTCGGTCCCGGAGCGGGCGAGCGCGTGCTCGATCTCGGTTGCGGGACGGGCGCGCTGACGAGCGAGATCGCCGACGCCGGCGCCGACGCCGTCGGGATCGACAGCTCGGCAGAGATGATCGAGCGCGCACGCGCGAGCCATCCTGCGATCGAGTCACGCCCCGAGATCGAGTTCCGCCACGCCGACGCGCGGACCGCGACGTTCGACGAGCCGTTCGACGCCGTCTTCTCGAACGCCGCGCTCCACTGGATCGACGAACAGGACGCAGCCGTTTCGACCGTGACCGACGCCCTGCGACCGGGCGGCCGGTTCGTCGCCGAACTGGGCGGTGACGGCAACGTCGCGGCCATCGTCGACGCTGTTCTCGCGGAGCTCGCCGAACGCGGGTACGACGTCGAGAATCCCTGGCACTTCCCGACGGTCGGCGAGTACGCCGCGCGCCTGGAGCGCCACGGTTTCGAGGTGCGCTACGCGACGCTGTTCGACCGGCCCACCGAACTCGACGGCGAGGACGGGCTGGCGAACTGGCTGGACGTGTTCGCCGACGGGCTGTTCGCGCCGCTCTCGGAGGGCGAACGCGAGGCGGTCGTCGCGGCCGTCGAGGATCGGCTTCGACCCGCGTATTACGACGACGGCGCCTGGACTGCGGACTACCGGCGGCTGCGATTTCGGGCGGTGCAGGAGTAGGGGAGATCAGTGTGTGGTACGGCGTCGACGAGCGTCGTGACGCTCTCGACCGACCGTCCGTGTGCGCCGAACCGGCTGGATGCCTTCCCGTCGATCGCGTAGACACCGTGCCCGAGCAGACCGCCCGGCGCGCTCTCGGTGACCTCCAGCGTCCAGCAGTCGGGATGCCAGATGTCGAGCACGATGCGGGAGCCGGTGGTCCGTTCGTCCGTCTGGGAGACCGTCACGATGTGTGTTGGCGTACGGCAGGAACAGGTAAAAGCGGGAGGGATAGAACGGAGACACAGTCCAGCCATCCGATCCTAACAGGATCTCGATCCGAACGAAGACGGACGAAAAGTCTAATCAGCTACGGATCGACTGGGAACCAGTCCGCCCTCCCCGATTTGAACGGGGGACAAGTCGATCTACAGTCGACTGCTCTACCAGTCTGAGCTAAGGGCGGGCACTCGAATTCAACTAAAACCGCAACCGGACTTAAGGGTTATTATCCAGTGGCTCCGTGCGAGCCCTCCACAGCCCGGTGACAGACACGCGTCAGACAGCGTACGAAGATTGAAATAGCAGGATGACGGACACATGAACGAACGGGGACATGAGCAAAATCA containing:
- the gfcR gene encoding transcriptional regulator GfcR, producing MKNVDDLIESAAELADRGLSKGEIADELNVSRETASWLVERSGAGGAAEAVSAPSPTASGPDDIHVDWSAIGRDSKRLSHVGTAMADMLAKHGEEVDLTIGIEKAGAPLATVVARELDTDLGTYAPRKHQWEEGDMEDLGGTFSRNFAQIRDRECYVVDDTITSGTTMRETVEAIREEGGDPVACIVLADKQGIDDIEGVPVYSLLNVISVAEE
- a CDS encoding glucose 1-dehydrogenase encodes the protein MKAVAVRRGEEQPTVIEKPRPDPEDGEALVRTLRVGVDGTDHEVMSGAHGGFPDGEDHLVLGHEAVGVVEDPNGTEFSEGDVVVPTVRRAPDGTNEYFERGEPDMAPDGQYFERGIVGAHGYMSDFFTSPEEFLIEIPRDLAELGFLVEPISITEKANEHAYASRSAFQWNPESALVLGNGSLGLLTLAMFEHTEEFERTYCLGRRDRPDPTIDIIEELGATYVDSRETPVDEVPAAHEGMDYVYEATGYPPHAFQTIEALAPNGVGALLGVPDSWEFEIDGGRLHEEFVLHNKALIGSVNSHVKHFEAAVETIQQLPEWLFEDLITGVYDVDNLSPAFDDGDDVIKTAVEFDSL
- a CDS encoding HAD family hydrolase, whose product is MERHDLLYRLYDEFDTERLREYQQFVDLFPPVDSRVALEHWQNANEELEDRKDEIRGGFAVGETFAEIAARATRDQAFAALDLHAKYDRAVNVLVLDVDETLRSAGGTDNEIPRDTLHVLTEFHEAGVPIVICTGQTLENVKGFMIQGLGSEIVHSGDLSIVYEAGTGVFTPGHGADTKQLLFEDLDHETRSIFDNVRARVLPDAPDELRRGCHLQGNEFNVTLKPNFETGSDRAREVIDDALVYLLDLLGDVVVDELDVDAAAATGDDPAIGAASDDEPTGDGELTDDDAGSGATSATDRDAGVPANEWARAFYGDADPEIRRVLERAGRFPDASPEDVPDAVAETFDRIDVAYYEADAAEIGSLELNKVVGVEAAFDVLGIDDPFALVMGDSKSDRRVMEWVAEHDAGIAAAPKHASQETLEHVLERDELVFGQGQSAEMLRTAYALNQLAGIP
- a CDS encoding DUF5518 domain-containing protein, with protein sequence MGESDTLLNAGIGAVVTIVTSFLPFSPVLGGAVAGYLQGGTRTEGAKVGGISGAISLLPMLFFGFIVVLFLFGAAPAEGGIAFAFMLLVVGTAAVAYTIGLSALGGYVGVYVLEETDIGRDADRGGSPRGPDGVPGRSRSEDERWGQPDRDEEPDPVDEDTGWDDDREASWGHDDSASDDRTRRDDEY
- a CDS encoding class I SAM-dependent methyltransferase, which produces MPPRDDPDWDATAYEDDHSFVYEYGADALELLGPGAGERVLDLGCGTGALTSEIADAGADAVGIDSSAEMIERARASHPAIESRPEIEFRHADARTATFDEPFDAVFSNAALHWIDEQDAAVSTVTDALRPGGRFVAELGGDGNVAAIVDAVLAELAERGYDVENPWHFPTVGEYAARLERHGFEVRYATLFDRPTELDGEDGLANWLDVFADGLFAPLSEGEREAVVAAVEDRLRPAYYDDGAWTADYRRLRFRAVQE